In Chelonia mydas isolate rCheMyd1 chromosome 18, rCheMyd1.pri.v2, whole genome shotgun sequence, a single genomic region encodes these proteins:
- the MFAP2 gene encoding microfibrillar-associated protein 2 isoform X2: protein MRAVCLILLCLPALLAQGQYDLEGPPYLDQLQYSQYDPQLDNQDYYDYQDVTQRTPEEQFQYQSQQQTQQEIIPAPTPALPETEPTEPGPLDCREEQYPCTRLYSVHKPCKQCLNEICFYSLRRVYVINKEICVRTVCAHEELLRADLCRDKFSKCGVLATSGLCQTVATSCARSCGGC, encoded by the exons CGCTCCTGGCCCAGGGACAGTACGATCTCGAAGGACCCCCTTATCTTGACCAGCTGCAGTATTCCCAGTACGACCCTCAGTTAG acaaTCAAGATTACTATGACTATCAAG ATGTCACCCAGCGCACTCCCGAAGAGCAGTTCCAGTATCAGTCCCAGCAACAGACCCAGCAGGAGATCATCCCAGCGCCAACCCCCG CTCTTCCCGAGACCGAACCCACAGAACCTGGACCTCTTG ATTGCCGGGAGGAGCAGTATCCCTGCACCAGGCTCTACTCCGTCCACAAGCCCTGCAAGCAGTGCCTGAACGAGATCTGCTTCTACAG CCTTCGACGGGTGTACGTTATTAACAAGGAAATCTGTGTCCGTACTGTCTGCGCCCACGAAGAGCTGCTCCGAG CTGACCTGTGCCGTGACAAGTTCTCCAAATGCGGTGTGCTGGCAACCAGCGGCCTCTGCCAGACCGTGGCTACCTCCTGCGCCAGAAGCTGCGGCGGCTGCTAA
- the MFAP2 gene encoding microfibrillar-associated protein 2 isoform X1, whose protein sequence is MRAVCLILLCLPAALLAQGQYDLEGPPYLDQLQYSQYDPQLDNQDYYDYQDVTQRTPEEQFQYQSQQQTQQEIIPAPTPALPETEPTEPGPLDCREEQYPCTRLYSVHKPCKQCLNEICFYSLRRVYVINKEICVRTVCAHEELLRADLCRDKFSKCGVLATSGLCQTVATSCARSCGGC, encoded by the exons CAGCGCTCCTGGCCCAGGGACAGTACGATCTCGAAGGACCCCCTTATCTTGACCAGCTGCAGTATTCCCAGTACGACCCTCAGTTAG acaaTCAAGATTACTATGACTATCAAG ATGTCACCCAGCGCACTCCCGAAGAGCAGTTCCAGTATCAGTCCCAGCAACAGACCCAGCAGGAGATCATCCCAGCGCCAACCCCCG CTCTTCCCGAGACCGAACCCACAGAACCTGGACCTCTTG ATTGCCGGGAGGAGCAGTATCCCTGCACCAGGCTCTACTCCGTCCACAAGCCCTGCAAGCAGTGCCTGAACGAGATCTGCTTCTACAG CCTTCGACGGGTGTACGTTATTAACAAGGAAATCTGTGTCCGTACTGTCTGCGCCCACGAAGAGCTGCTCCGAG CTGACCTGTGCCGTGACAAGTTCTCCAAATGCGGTGTGCTGGCAACCAGCGGCCTCTGCCAGACCGTGGCTACCTCCTGCGCCAGAAGCTGCGGCGGCTGCTAA